The DNA region GAAGTTTATCTTTTTGGGTTGTCTGATACCGATCCTGCTAACGGCAGGATGCGGCCGAAAATTCCAGCTTCTGCGGGGCGAGGAAATTGCTCCTTCTCCCTGGCCATTTGAACGCAATACAGTTCAGGCTCGGGGGAGCATAGAGTCACCTTTTTCAGGGCAACTCAATCTAAAATGGGAGAGCAAAGTCGAGGATGGCCCTATTGGCCCGCTCGCTCTGGGCGCCGGTCGGCTGATTTTCAGTGGCAGCAAAGGACGCCTGCATTTCTTTAATTCGCTTACCGGTCGGAAAGAAGGCCGCCTTAAAACCCGCACTGCCGCTCAGACCGGATTGACGCTGTTCGATTCTCTCGCCTATATGGGGCTGGCTCCGCATCGCAATCGATTCCTCTGCATCAACTTATATAATCGGCGGACAGTCTGGTCGCTTCCTTTAAAGGATGTCACCGGTGTGCCGATAATTATAGATAACCGCCTGTATGTCTGTGCCGATTCGGGAACCGTCTATTGCCTTAACCGGCTGGATGGAAAGATTATCTGGCAGGCTCAGTCCGGCGCCCGTTCCATTGCCGGACCAAGCTACGATGAAGAAATAGTCTATATCCCGACTGACAACGGCCGACTGAAAGGATATGATGCGGAGACAGGGAAAATGATTCTTGAAATAGACCTCAAACAACCGTTGGTCACTAAGGTGGCTCTTGATGACAAGGTCTATGTGGCCGGAACCACCGGGATTCTCTTCGCCCTGGATAGGAAGAGCGGCGAGATGGAATGGCAACGTAAATTCCCATGGCCAGTCTGGACTTCCCCGGCGGTTGATGAGAATATGGTCTTTATCGGCGACGGCGGGGGGACACTTCTGGCGCTGGATAAAAGCGATGGCCGGACTCTCTGGGAGTTCAAATCCAATGGCGTCATTTTATCCTCTCCCATCGTGGTCGGCAATTACCTGATCTTTGCCTCTCTCGATAAAAATGTCTATTGCCTCGATAAGAAAAATGGGCTGCTGGTGTCGAAGCGCGAACTGAAGCATGAAATCAGATTCCCGCTTATCAGTGATGGAAAACGAATCTTTGCGGCTGCGCATGATGGTACCATACAATGTTTTGAGGATTAATATGATGGAATATCGTTACACTGAAAGCGACCTCAATACCAATCTCAGCGAGTTGGCCCATGAGGTAATCCGCGAACTCTATATCGCCGCCAATTTTGATGGAGAAGATCTTCCGGTTCAAGCGGTATTTCAACCTCCATCTCTTGGGCGGACACCTGTACGCCCTTAATATCCGACTCAAGTCCTCGATTTTTGCCGACCAGATTATGGATTATATGCAGACTCTGGATATTCGTGATATCCTCTTTGAATATGGTATCTCCGTCACCAATCTGAGTTTATTTCTTGAAAGATTTGTCAAGCGACTCCCCACTACCGATTATCAGAATCTTATGTCTTCGCACCTGGAAAAGCATAAAATAAGCGCCATCCTGATTAACAACCCGGCCGGCGACAATCTGTTCGAAAAAGGTCAAAAATTCCAGGGCGATATAGTCGCCGATTTTTCCGTGCGGAGCATCCTCGGTACTATTATTGGGGGCGACTTCGAAAAACTGGCCGATATGCTGGTAAATGAAAATCTTTCCCCCGACCAGTACCTCTTTCGCTTCGACCATGACTACTATCCGAAGCTGGCCGGACACCTGATTCCCGAGAAAATTGCTTCGATGGATGCGGCGGTGCTGGCCGAGCTTCTGACCGACCGAACCGGAAAATCTCTTGCCTGTAATGACGATAGCGAGCGCCGGGCCGAGGCCGAAAAAGCCCGAAACCTGATTAACGCTCTGAACTATCATCCCGAGCGGGAAGAGATAATCAGCCGCCTTGGCGATGCACTCTCCGGGACCGGCGTTCCCCGCGACAGCTATTCCGAAATTCTGCCCGCGGCCAGTGCCATAAAAATTGAATCTCTGGAGAAAATCGATCAGTTTCTGCAAAGCGCCTTTAACTCCGGACATGCCGAATTCTCGACCGGGGATTTCCAGGAGCATTTTGGACGACTCCTGCGCACCGGCCAAGGTCATCAACCAATTGGTGTGGGAACTGGTCGAGGGGCGACATGTTGATTTCCAGCATATAAAAAATATCCTGGTTACGATCGGTTCCGAGGAGGTGGCCCTGGCCCTCGCTTCGATTATCTCACATGAATCGCGCCAGGTCCGGCAATATGCTCTCAAAATTCTCTCCGAACTGGGGAAATCTTCACTGAATGTCTTTACCAGAATAATGGAAGACAATTCCAATTTCGAGCGGGAAGCCAACCGTCGGGAACTGCCGGATGCCAGATGGTACGTCATCCGCAATTCCATTTTTGTCCTCGGCGCTCTCCAGGATCCGGAGGGCTGCAAACCGCTGCGGCAGCGGTTGACCGATCCGGACACGCGCATTCGCCGGGCCATCATAGGGGCTCTGGAAAAAATCGGCGGCGAGCAGGCTGCCGACCTTCTCTTGATCCTGGCCGATGATCTCGACCCGGAAATCAGAGAGACCGCCATCATTGCCATCGGATTAATCGGGCAGGCCGAAATTGCCCCCGAACTGATTGACTTATGCCACAAACACAAATCCGAGGCCGGACAGATCATCAATACCATAGGTAGATTGGGCGGCGAAGAGGCCAGAAAGTTCCTGACCGGGCTCCTGACTGATTCCCAACTGCAGTCCGAGCTTGCCTCGAATCGATCCTCACGGGATGAGCTGCGGCTGGCGACGATAAAGGCCCTGGGGAAAATAGGGGATAAGGAATCGCTCGATAAAATAAAAGAATTTAGCGAATCGCTCTCAGCCTCTCAAAAAATCTTCTTTGGCGGCTCGCGATTGAGCAAGGCAGCCGAAGACATTCTGAATCGTCAAGATAAATAGTCTGTCAATCCTGTCATTTCGGCAATTAATATGTCAATATGGCTCTATGAATATGCCATATTGGCGGTCGATATTTGTCTGATTTCATAAGTTAATTCATAAGTGATTGAATGATATGCCAATACGAATATTGGCACAGGGCTTGTTATATACTAATTCAGAAGATGAAAATAGAAACAAAAACAAAATAAAGTTGGAGGTTAATTAAAATGACACTCGTGCGTTACAATCCGGACAGAGCCTTTGCCAGATGCGGCAGAGATTTCGATTCAGTCTTTGATTCGTTCTTCAATTTTCCGTCAGTCCGTTCCCTGAATAATCAGGCCTTTGTTCCCCGCGTCGACATCACGGAAGACAAGGAAAATATGACCGTCGTCGTGGAAATCCCCGGGATGGAGAAGGATGAGGTCAGGGTCTTTGTCGAAGACGGCGTGCTGACTATTTCCGGCGAGCGGAAAGCCGCGACCGAGAACAAGGAATCCAGTTCCATTCGAACGGAACTCATTACCGGCACCTTCTCCCGTTCATTCACGCTTCCCGACCATCTGGACGTGGAGAAGATCGGCGCAGATTATAAGAATGGGCTATTGACCATTACTCTGCCCAAAACGGAGAAAGCCAAACCGAAAGAAATCAAAGTTGCCGTAAATTAAGTTTGCGTCAGATCGGGTAGTTGGCAATCGGTGAACGGGCGGGTCGGCAGATTCGCCCGTTTTTATTCGACACAAGGTAAGAAAGGATGAAACTAAAATGGGGAAAATAATCGGAATAGATTTGGGTACCACCAACTCCTGTGTGGCGGTCATTGAGGGAAATGACCCGGTGGTAATTGCCAATTCAGAGGGAACCCGGACGACACCCTCCGTGGTGGCCATCGACAAGAATGGGGAGCGCCTGACCGGTCAGATCGCCAAAAGACAAGCGGTCACTAATCCTCTCAATACGATCTTCTCTGTCAAGCGGTTTATGGGAAGAAAATATGATGAGGTTCGGGAGGAGGTCAAAAACTTCCCCTACAAGGTGATCGCTAATGATAACAGCGATGCCGTAATCGAGATGAGCGGCCGACAATATGCCCCGCCGGAAATTTCGGCCATGGTCCTCACCAAGATGAAGAAGACGGCCGAGGATTACCTCGGTCAGAAGGTGACCGAAGCTGTAATCACTGTGCCGGCTTATTTCAACGACCGGCAGCGTCAGGCGACCAAAGATGCCGGGAGGATCGCCGGACTAGATGTAAAACGAATAATCAATGAACCGACCGCCGCGGCTTTGGCGTACGGTCTGGATAAGAAGAAAGTCGGCAAAATCGCCGTCTATGATCTTGGCGGCGGGACTTTCGATATCTCTGTCCTTGAACTCTCCGAAGGGGTGTACGAGGTTCTTTCCACTAACGGTGACACCCATTTAGGGGGAGATGATTTTGACAAGAGAGTTATCGACTGGCTGATAACGGAATTCAAGAAAACGGACGGAATTGATCTGTCCCGCGACCCAATGGCCCTTCAGCGCCTGAAAGAGGCGGCCGAGAAGGCCAAGATTGAACTTTCTTCCACCATGGAAACCAATATAAATCTGCCTTTCGTTACCGCCGACAGCAGCGGCCCCCGGCATCTCAACCTGAGTCTCACCAGAGCCAAATTTGAGCAGTTGGTCGAGGATCTTCTCGACCGCACGCTTGAACCGTGCCGCAAGGCCGTTGCCGATGCAAAGCTGCAATTCTCGGATATCAATGAGGTCGTTATGGTCGGCGGCATGACTCGCATGCCAAAGGTCATCGACCTGGT from Candidatus Zixiibacteriota bacterium includes:
- a CDS encoding Hsp20/alpha crystallin family protein; translation: MTLVRYNPDRAFARCGRDFDSVFDSFFNFPSVRSLNNQAFVPRVDITEDKENMTVVVEIPGMEKDEVRVFVEDGVLTISGERKAATENKESSSIRTELITGTFSRSFTLPDHLDVEKIGADYKNGLLTITLPKTEKAKPKEIKVAVN
- a CDS encoding HEAT repeat domain-containing protein gives rise to the protein MDDSCAPAKVINQLVWELVEGRHVDFQHIKNILVTIGSEEVALALASIISHESRQVRQYALKILSELGKSSLNVFTRIMEDNSNFEREANRRELPDARWYVIRNSIFVLGALQDPEGCKPLRQRLTDPDTRIRRAIIGALEKIGGEQAADLLLILADDLDPEIRETAIIAIGLIGQAEIAPELIDLCHKHKSEAGQIINTIGRLGGEEARKFLTGLLTDSQLQSELASNRSSRDELRLATIKALGKIGDKESLDKIKEFSESLSASQKIFFGGSRLSKAAEDILNRQDK
- a CDS encoding PQQ-binding-like beta-propeller repeat protein → KFIFLGCLIPILLTAGCGRKFQLLRGEEIAPSPWPFERNTVQARGSIESPFSGQLNLKWESKVEDGPIGPLALGAGRLIFSGSKGRLHFFNSLTGRKEGRLKTRTAAQTGLTLFDSLAYMGLAPHRNRFLCINLYNRRTVWSLPLKDVTGVPIIIDNRLYVCADSGTVYCLNRLDGKIIWQAQSGARSIAGPSYDEEIVYIPTDNGRLKGYDAETGKMILEIDLKQPLVTKVALDDKVYVAGTTGILFALDRKSGEMEWQRKFPWPVWTSPAVDENMVFIGDGGGTLLALDKSDGRTLWEFKSNGVILSSPIVVGNYLIFASLDKNVYCLDKKNGLLVSKRELKHEIRFPLISDGKRIFAAAHDGTIQCFED
- the dnaK gene encoding molecular chaperone DnaK, with product MGKIIGIDLGTTNSCVAVIEGNDPVVIANSEGTRTTPSVVAIDKNGERLTGQIAKRQAVTNPLNTIFSVKRFMGRKYDEVREEVKNFPYKVIANDNSDAVIEMSGRQYAPPEISAMVLTKMKKTAEDYLGQKVTEAVITVPAYFNDRQRQATKDAGRIAGLDVKRIINEPTAAALAYGLDKKKVGKIAVYDLGGGTFDISVLELSEGVYEVLSTNGDTHLGGDDFDKRVIDWLITEFKKTDGIDLSRDPMALQRLKEAAEKAKIELSSTMETNINLPFVTADSSGPRHLNLSLTRAKFEQLVEDLLDRTLEPCRKAVADAKLQFSDINEVVMVGGMTRMPKVIDLVRKLFGREPNRSVNPDEVVAVGAAIQGGVLVGDVKDVLLLDVTPLSLGIETLGGVTTRLIERNTTIPTRKSQVFSTAADSQTAVDIHVLQGEREMAIDNKTIGKFILDGIPPAPRGIPQIEVTFDIDANGILNVTAKDMATGKSQNVRIEASSGLTETDIQKMVNDAKSHETEDKEKRHKVDVHNNADAAIFQAEKNLREFGDKIDPDNKAKIEAGISRVREALKSDNLAEMESSVEALNQLWHSAAEKMYQKNPPGSDAGHTSASTSADDKKSDSSPVDADFEVVN